A section of the Pseudomonas flavescens genome encodes:
- a CDS encoding DsbA family protein yields MASVRFQYIFDPLCGWCYASSPALATLAQAWPERLEMRPSGLFSGPGARAMSAEWAGYAWSNDQRIAAATGEAFSEAYRDKVLMDDATPFDSTYINRALTAVQQIGAELEPGLLRQLQVARYVAGSNTAIVQVVADVTAGFLGDAGHTTDATELGQRLETDDALTRQTQTRIDTTQQLMNRLGIRGVPQLLVQVDETLHAIPSAALYQGRDVLLGELRKVAGSALG; encoded by the coding sequence ATGGCATCCGTTCGCTTCCAGTACATCTTCGACCCCCTGTGTGGCTGGTGCTACGCCAGCTCCCCTGCATTGGCCACGCTGGCACAGGCCTGGCCTGAACGCCTCGAAATGCGCCCCAGTGGTCTGTTTTCCGGCCCGGGTGCGCGGGCGATGTCCGCCGAGTGGGCGGGCTACGCGTGGAGCAACGATCAACGCATTGCCGCGGCGACCGGCGAAGCGTTCAGCGAGGCATACCGCGACAAGGTGCTGATGGATGACGCCACGCCATTCGACTCGACATACATCAACCGGGCGCTGACCGCCGTCCAGCAGATCGGCGCCGAGCTGGAGCCCGGCCTGCTCAGGCAGCTGCAGGTCGCCAGGTACGTGGCAGGCAGCAACACCGCCATCGTTCAGGTCGTCGCCGACGTGACGGCAGGGTTTCTCGGCGACGCCGGCCACACCACCGACGCCACGGAGCTGGGTCAGCGCCTGGAAACGGATGACGCGCTGACCCGACAGACGCAAACACGCATCGACACCACTCAACAGTTGATGAACAGACTTGGCATCCGTGGCGTACCGCAACTGCTGGTACAGGTCGATGAGACGCTTCACGCCATTCCCTCGGCGGCGCTGTATCAAGGGCGTGACGTACTGCTGGGCGAGCTGCGCAAAGTGGCTGGAAGCGCACTGGGCTGA